The Caretta caretta isolate rCarCar2 chromosome 15, rCarCar1.hap1, whole genome shotgun sequence genome window below encodes:
- the MMAB gene encoding LOW QUALITY PROTEIN: corrinoid adenosyltransferase MMAB (The sequence of the model RefSeq protein was modified relative to this genomic sequence to represent the inferred CDS: inserted 2 bases in 1 codon; deleted 2 bases in 1 codon): protein MGTRRLSHVTRPNQPLGRPGEARFLSDQWGAGRXSGRVTAPAAATAAERGQRERGSARGSELRARRPRRGRGSPMAAALGRGCRWLALCRPLRAWPRARGHRQQGEPASLEIKPKTTRVPKIYTKTGDKGFSSTYTGERRSKDDQVFEALGTTDELSSAIGVASELSQESGHTFVEQLHKVQCMLQDVGSNIATPLSSAREAHLKQTSFSEKPVLELEQWIDKYSDQLPPLTAFILPSGGKSSSALHFSRAVCRRAERCIVPLVQAGEADANVAKYLNRLSDFLFILARYAAMKEGKKEKIYTKSET, encoded by the exons ATGGGGACCCGGCGCCTGTCCCACGTGACACGGCCGAACCAACCACTGGGCCGCCCCGGGGAGGCGAGATTCCTGTCGGACCAATGGGGAGCGGGCCG GTCGGGTCGGGTGACAGCGCCTGCCGCGGCCACGGCGGCCGAGAGGGGTCAGCGGGAGCGGGGATCGGCTAGG GGGTCAGAGCTCAGGGCACGGAGGCCGAGGAGGGGTCGCGGCAGCCCCATGGCGGCGGCGCTGGGCCGGGGCTGCCGCTGGCTGGCGCTGTGCAGGCCGCTCCGGGCCTGGCCGCGGGCCCGGGGCCACCGTCAGCAGGGCGAGCCGGCCAG CCTGGAAATCAAACCCAAGACAACCCGCGTTCCAAAGATTTACACAAAAACAGGAGACAAAG GGTTTTCCAGCACATACACTGGGGAGAGGCGATCTAAAGATGATCAGGTCTTTGAAGCTTTGGGAACAACAGATGAATTGAGTTCTGCTATTGG GGTTGCTAGTGAATTAAGCCAGGAAAGTGGCCACACATTTGTCGAACAACTTCACAAA GTCCAGTGTATGCTGCAGGACGTTGGTTCCAACATTGCAACTCCTCTCTCCTCGGCCAGGGAGGCTCACTTAA AACAAACATCATTTAGTGAAAAGCcagtgctggagctggagcagtggaTTGATAAATACTCAGACCAACTTCCACCTCTCACTGCTTTCATTTTGCCT TCTGGAGGTAAAAGTAGTTCTGCTCTTCATTTCTCCAGAGCGGTCTGCCGAAGAGCAGAGAGGTG CATTGTTCCTTTAGTACAAGCAGGAGAGGCAGATGCAAATGTGGCCAAATACTTGAACAG ACTTAGTGATTTTCTCTTCATTTTGGCACGTTATGCTGCAATgaaggaagggaagaaagagaaaatatatacaaaaagTGAAACATAA